One Cyanobium sp. AMD-g genomic window carries:
- a CDS encoding glycosyltransferase family 2 protein, producing the protein MNRSSLKLRLYLAARAVLHGGRRRIPRALLPPRQPLGDRFTIAITTFEARYESYFRPLYLSLRRNFPEVPILVAVNGHGDQASQGRYLERICRELASGEPSHRRFLLHDRVVGLCQLWNELLQASPTATTLVLNDDLRIDPWLRRWAETMEWDTVDLTLLNNTWSHFAIGRHCWQRIGAFDQSFRGIGFEDMDYTARAALAGVAIGGVDCPYLHHANDQPDTTSFDDQSARVWGKYTSANQESFFRKWQRCPAPEGIYIRQLGQHVRPIAPLPFLTTPAVIPSGAGVVFLDRTP; encoded by the coding sequence ATGAACCGCTCCAGCCTGAAACTGCGCCTCTACCTCGCCGCCCGGGCCGTTCTGCATGGAGGCCGGCGCCGCATTCCGAGGGCCCTGCTGCCGCCACGGCAGCCCCTTGGAGATCGCTTCACGATCGCGATCACCACCTTCGAAGCCCGTTACGAGAGCTACTTCCGTCCGCTCTACCTCTCGCTGCGACGCAACTTTCCGGAGGTACCGATCCTGGTGGCCGTCAACGGCCACGGTGATCAGGCCAGCCAGGGCCGTTATCTGGAGCGAATCTGCCGCGAACTGGCCAGCGGCGAGCCATCCCATCGCCGCTTCCTGCTGCACGATCGGGTGGTAGGGCTCTGCCAGCTCTGGAACGAACTGCTCCAGGCCAGCCCGACGGCCACCACCCTGGTCCTTAACGACGATCTGCGCATCGACCCCTGGCTGCGGCGCTGGGCGGAGACCATGGAGTGGGACACGGTGGATCTCACCCTGCTCAACAACACCTGGTCCCACTTCGCCATCGGTCGCCACTGCTGGCAGCGGATCGGCGCCTTCGACCAGAGCTTCCGTGGCATCGGCTTCGAGGACATGGACTACACCGCCCGGGCAGCGCTGGCAGGCGTCGCGATCGGAGGCGTGGACTGCCCCTATCTGCACCATGCGAACGACCAGCCGGACACCACCTCCTTCGATGATCAATCGGCGCGGGTCTGGGGCAAATACACCTCCGCCAACCAGGAGAGTTTCTTCCGCAAGTGGCAACGCTGCCCGGCGCCGGAGGGGATCTACATCCGCCAGCTGGGCCAACACGTACGCCCCATCGCCCCCCTGCCGTTCCTGACCACGCCAGCCGTGATCCCCTCCGGGGCGGGGGTCGTGTTCCTGGATCGAACGCCATGA
- a CDS encoding glycosyltransferase: MQEPVEHESGTAPQVSVVMGVRNGGAGLTATLDSLTSQEGVTLEIVVINDGSTDDTGALLAARAAGDPRLRVLERQGRGLTRSLIEGCQVARGRFIARQDAGDISLPGRLQRQLRCLEENPEASLCSTHVRLVVPEGATVRVNAPKPEELADGLTGPAIHGSVMLRRSAYERAGGYRPMFYFAQDIDLWSRMVEIGSHLVVPEVLYEATLSPGSISGSRRQEQEAFHALIVAATQARRGGQPETPVLAEAEALSERCRGLRAQPRRQADGAYFIGACLSHERPDLARLYLRQALALNPWHLKARLKLAALP; encoded by the coding sequence ATGCAGGAGCCTGTGGAGCACGAATCCGGCACGGCGCCGCAGGTGTCCGTTGTGATGGGCGTTCGCAATGGCGGTGCCGGGCTCACCGCCACCCTCGATTCCCTCACCAGCCAGGAGGGGGTGACTCTTGAGATCGTTGTGATCAATGACGGCTCCACCGACGACACCGGAGCGTTGCTGGCGGCGCGCGCCGCTGGTGACCCACGTCTGCGGGTGCTGGAGCGGCAGGGACGGGGCCTCACCCGCTCTCTGATCGAAGGCTGCCAGGTGGCCCGCGGCCGCTTCATTGCCCGGCAGGATGCCGGCGATATCTCCCTGCCGGGACGGCTGCAGCGCCAACTGCGCTGCCTGGAGGAGAACCCGGAGGCCAGCCTCTGCTCCACCCACGTGCGCCTGGTGGTGCCCGAGGGGGCCACCGTGCGGGTGAACGCACCGAAGCCGGAGGAGCTCGCCGATGGTCTCACCGGTCCCGCCATCCACGGCTCGGTGATGCTGCGCCGCAGCGCCTACGAACGGGCAGGAGGCTATCGGCCGATGTTCTACTTCGCCCAGGACATCGATCTTTGGAGCCGCATGGTGGAGATCGGCAGCCACCTGGTGGTGCCGGAGGTGCTCTACGAGGCCACCCTCTCCCCTGGATCGATCAGCGGTTCGCGGCGCCAGGAACAGGAGGCCTTCCACGCCCTGATCGTGGCGGCCACCCAGGCCCGCCGCGGCGGCCAGCCGGAGACACCTGTGCTGGCGGAAGCCGAGGCCCTGAGCGAGCGCTGCCGCGGCCTGCGGGCCCAACCCCGCCGGCAGGCCGATGGGGCCTATTTCATCGGCGCCTGTCTCAGCCATGAGCGTCCGGACCTGGCCCGCCTGTATCTGCGCCAGGCCCTCGCCCTCAACCCCTGGCACCTCAAGGCCAGGCTCAAGCTGGCCGCCTTGCCATGA
- a CDS encoding glycosyltransferase family 2 protein, whose product MVDVPLPSSRRLYGWPQEAAIAVPERLNADPQRPLFSIVIPTLNQGPFIEDTLLSILWQGYDNVEIIVVDGGSTDGTPGVLERYRPWISVLISEPDRGQSDAINKGFRRASGSILAWLNSDDFYLPGAFRTVMERFAADPSGRWVIGSGDIISADQQFLRHVPAREGSKQTLLAIENDCFLLQQSCFWSASLWREAGGQVDESLSLLMDYDLWWRFSQRCTGLVTQEKLGTMRYYTTVKTRRQGERFPAELATIYARYGASEPLDQLVQRLLKEKSALGERLSALERQLPVRLLRRLRLLPRP is encoded by the coding sequence GTGGTTGACGTTCCCCTGCCCAGCTCACGCCGCCTCTACGGCTGGCCCCAGGAGGCCGCGATCGCCGTGCCGGAACGGCTCAACGCTGATCCGCAGCGGCCGCTGTTCTCGATCGTCATCCCCACCCTGAACCAGGGGCCCTTCATCGAGGACACCCTGCTCTCGATCCTCTGGCAGGGCTACGACAACGTCGAGATCATCGTGGTGGATGGGGGCAGCACCGATGGCACCCCGGGGGTGCTGGAGCGCTACCGGCCATGGATTTCGGTGCTGATCAGCGAGCCCGACCGGGGCCAGTCGGACGCCATCAACAAGGGCTTCCGCCGGGCCAGCGGTTCGATCCTTGCCTGGCTCAACTCCGACGACTTCTACCTGCCCGGAGCCTTCCGCACCGTGATGGAGCGTTTCGCCGCCGACCCCAGCGGCCGCTGGGTGATCGGCAGCGGCGACATCATCAGCGCCGACCAGCAGTTCCTGCGCCACGTGCCCGCCCGGGAGGGATCGAAGCAGACCCTTCTGGCGATCGAGAACGACTGCTTCCTGCTGCAGCAGAGCTGCTTCTGGAGCGCCTCCCTGTGGCGGGAGGCCGGAGGGCAGGTGGACGAGTCCCTGAGCCTGCTGATGGACTACGACCTCTGGTGGCGCTTCTCCCAGCGCTGCACCGGCCTGGTCACCCAGGAGAAACTGGGGACGATGCGCTACTACACCACCGTGAAGACCCGGCGCCAGGGGGAACGCTTTCCAGCCGAACTGGCCACCATCTACGCCCGCTACGGGGCCAGCGAGCCGCTCGACCAACTGGTGCAGCGCCTGCTGAAGGAGAAATCCGCCCTTGGCGAACGCCTCTCTGCCCTGGAGCGCCAGTTGCCGGTGCGACTGCTGCGACGCCTGCGGCTCCTCCCCCGACCATGA
- a CDS encoding glycosyltransferase — translation MTTPELFVGITSWNSELFLPHCLEALQATTRGLTTHVCVLDNGSSDRSVAIAHERGAEVVQRRCSQPDALNALLRRSRSPYTLLLHADVILLSQQWFSLCRSRLTDGVALVSPQDIGCGPLTRPFGAGMPESSFLLMHTQRFRRCRRLHWRRKGRWPRPRLEIDFHGPHITHHLPQELKRRQLTWVPMDVYVSNRASEPLFTPASPPAVWSDELAFLRYGLGNFYGLDGTITHYHNWYDRIAAREKSEPAPTPGRKDFPVDFIRSYTHRLLDDYGAGRLELPTDLSTTRTPRAL, via the coding sequence ATGACCACACCCGAACTCTTCGTCGGCATCACCAGCTGGAACAGCGAGCTGTTTCTGCCCCACTGCCTGGAGGCGCTCCAGGCCACCACCCGGGGGCTCACCACCCACGTCTGCGTGCTGGACAACGGCTCCAGCGACCGCTCCGTGGCGATCGCCCACGAGCGGGGCGCCGAGGTGGTGCAGCGCCGCTGCAGCCAGCCCGACGCCCTCAATGCCCTGCTGCGCCGCTCCCGCTCTCCTTACACCCTGCTGCTGCATGCGGATGTGATCCTGCTCTCCCAGCAGTGGTTCAGCCTCTGCCGTTCCCGTCTCACCGATGGGGTGGCGCTGGTGTCACCCCAGGACATTGGCTGCGGGCCGCTCACCCGTCCCTTCGGAGCCGGCATGCCGGAGAGCTCCTTCCTGCTGATGCACACGCAGCGCTTCCGCCGCTGCCGGCGCCTCCACTGGCGACGCAAGGGGCGCTGGCCGCGGCCTCGCTTGGAGATCGACTTCCACGGGCCCCACATCACCCACCACCTGCCGCAGGAGCTGAAGCGGCGCCAGCTCACCTGGGTGCCCATGGACGTCTACGTCTCCAACCGGGCCAGCGAACCGCTGTTCACGCCCGCATCGCCACCGGCGGTCTGGAGTGACGAGCTGGCCTTTCTGCGTTACGGACTCGGCAACTTTTACGGCCTCGACGGCACGATCACCCATTACCACAATTGGTACGACCGGATCGCCGCCCGGGAGAAGAGCGAACCGGCGCCGACGCCCGGCCGCAAGGATTTTCCGGTGGACTTCATCCGCTCCTACACCCATCGCCTGCTGGACGACTACGGCGCCGGCAGGCTCGAGTTGCCCACCGATCTCAGCACCACCCGAACCCCGCGCGCGCTCTAG
- a CDS encoding glycosyltransferase family 4 protein — translation MKLLVLAPSAYLLGGVQDWLANLVPGLRAGGMEVTVAVPDGDHHRHGPYARAYPALAAQPLANPSGSAEGRIRAIAALLGRLDPQLVLGVNLVDLYPAAQRARRRGSFHGRVVMTLHALQAEYFDDLQRHGAGIDAVIATNRLACRLASDRGGMEPTRVLYAPYGVPVPPWQCPAGDPAATLKLAWVGRLEQAQKRVHDLPPLLAELEALGIAVQLSIAGDGEERPALERSLAPRIAAGTVRLLGHVDQQRLAAEIYGHHHALVITSAWETGPIVAWQAMASGMAVVSSRYVGSGLEGALEHDATALLFPCGDVAAAAAQLARLRQGALLQRLSRAGHALVAGRYSGSASLAAWRRALTQVMELPRLPEILPEPDPAPAGRLDRWLGRRRGEDLRQLLGQRFRHSSAGSEWPHSGGEADGAAEEALLATAGRVDHPGAPHG, via the coding sequence ATGAAGCTGCTGGTGCTCGCCCCCTCCGCCTACCTGCTCGGCGGGGTTCAGGACTGGCTGGCGAATCTGGTACCGGGGCTGCGAGCTGGTGGGATGGAGGTAACGGTGGCGGTACCTGACGGCGACCATCACCGCCATGGCCCCTACGCCCGGGCCTATCCGGCGTTGGCGGCCCAACCGCTCGCCAACCCCAGCGGCAGCGCCGAGGGCAGGATCCGCGCCATTGCCGCCCTGCTGGGAAGGCTCGATCCCCAGCTCGTGCTCGGGGTCAACCTGGTCGACCTCTACCCCGCGGCCCAGCGGGCCCGCCGCCGGGGGAGCTTTCACGGACGGGTGGTGATGACCCTGCATGCGCTGCAGGCGGAGTACTTCGACGACCTGCAGCGCCACGGTGCCGGCATCGATGCGGTGATCGCCACCAATCGGCTGGCCTGCCGGCTGGCGAGCGATCGGGGCGGAATGGAACCAACCCGGGTTCTCTACGCCCCCTACGGCGTACCGGTGCCGCCCTGGCAGTGCCCCGCCGGCGATCCCGCCGCCACCTTGAAGCTGGCCTGGGTGGGGCGGCTGGAGCAGGCCCAGAAACGGGTGCACGACCTGCCGCCGCTGCTGGCGGAGCTCGAGGCCCTGGGCATCGCCGTCCAGCTCAGCATCGCCGGCGATGGCGAGGAGCGCCCGGCCCTGGAGCGCTCCCTGGCGCCCAGGATCGCCGCTGGCACGGTGCGACTGCTGGGCCACGTCGACCAGCAACGGCTGGCGGCGGAGATCTACGGCCATCACCATGCCCTGGTGATCACCTCCGCCTGGGAAACGGGCCCGATCGTGGCCTGGCAGGCCATGGCCAGTGGCATGGCGGTGGTCAGCAGCCGCTATGTGGGGTCGGGCCTGGAGGGGGCCCTGGAGCACGACGCCACGGCCCTGCTCTTCCCCTGCGGCGATGTCGCCGCCGCCGCCGCCCAACTGGCACGGCTGCGGCAGGGCGCCCTGCTGCAGCGGCTGTCCCGGGCCGGCCACGCCCTGGTGGCCGGGCGCTACAGCGGCAGCGCCTCCCTGGCGGCCTGGCGACGGGCCCTCACACAGGTGATGGAGCTTCCCAGGCTCCCAGAGATCCTCCCTGAACCGGATCCGGCCCCCGCCGGGCGGCTGGATCGCTGGTTGGGCCGCCGCCGCGGTGAAGATCTGCGCCAGCTGCTGGGGCAGCGCTTCCGCCACAGCAGCGCTGGCAGCGAGTGGCCCCATTCCGGTGGCGAAGCCGATGGGGCTGCAGAAGAGGCCCTGCTGGCGACGGCGGGGCGGGTCGACCATCCCGGTGCTCCCCATGGCTGA
- a CDS encoding glycosyltransferase: MTLSVAIPTFGRDQVLIDSVAALLALDPPPFELLLVDQTPRHDPDCEARLGAWQAQGRIRWLRLPTPSITAAMNVALQEASGERVLFLDDDILPDPELLNAHEQAGAADPDAMLAGRVLQPWHQGQSDPDDGLFLFNSLQPRSVQEFMGGNVAIPRQLALDLGGFDQNFVRVAYRFEAEFAFRWRQAGHPIQYVPGALIHHLRAERGGTRSYGKHLTTVKPDHAVGRYYFQLRTQPLPAALAGCLRGWLGSVRSRHHLRHPWWIPPTLLAEGRGLAWALRLQKRGPALLPTRRRRLLIAGSHPVQYQTPLFQTLAGSPGVSSDVLFLTLPDARTQGLGFGVCFEWDVPLLEGYPWHRAASGRGRGITSGYRGVWLANPLAELGFGPGKERPDALLLTGWHFLGMVQLFIAARLQGLPVLLRMDSNAFRPRPWPLTLAYWFLFRGVSVGLPVGTANARWYRQFGIPQKRLVPSPHFVDNAYFSERAGALRPRRDELRQRWAIPPRTFCFLFAGKLQPKKRPFDLLEALRLLQVDPLATPVHLLLVGTGPLEEACRALAAQHRLPVSFAGFLNQSEMPSAYAVADSLVLPSDHGETWGLVVNEAMACGLPAIVSDQVGCAEDLVLEGRTGLVSPVGQPAALAAAMGRMAADPDAAAQMGATAKELVQAHFSVRNAAEGILAGVALLEQG, translated from the coding sequence ATGACCCTCAGCGTCGCGATTCCCACCTTCGGCCGCGATCAGGTGCTGATCGACAGCGTCGCCGCCTTGCTGGCCCTGGATCCGCCCCCGTTCGAGCTGCTGCTGGTCGACCAGACGCCCAGGCACGATCCCGACTGCGAAGCGCGGCTGGGCGCCTGGCAGGCGCAGGGACGGATCCGATGGCTGCGGCTGCCGACCCCCTCGATCACCGCGGCCATGAACGTGGCTCTGCAGGAGGCCAGCGGCGAGCGGGTGCTGTTCCTCGACGACGACATCCTGCCGGACCCGGAGCTGCTCAACGCCCACGAACAGGCGGGTGCCGCTGACCCCGACGCCATGCTCGCCGGGCGGGTGCTGCAGCCCTGGCACCAGGGCCAGAGCGATCCGGACGACGGGCTCTTCCTGTTCAACAGCCTGCAGCCCCGCTCCGTGCAGGAGTTCATGGGGGGCAATGTGGCCATCCCCCGCCAACTGGCCCTGGACCTGGGTGGGTTCGACCAGAACTTCGTGCGGGTGGCCTACCGCTTTGAGGCGGAATTCGCCTTCCGCTGGCGCCAGGCCGGCCATCCGATCCAGTACGTGCCCGGTGCCCTGATCCACCACCTCCGGGCCGAGCGGGGCGGCACCCGCAGCTACGGCAAGCACCTCACCACCGTCAAACCCGACCATGCCGTGGGGCGGTACTACTTCCAGCTGCGCACCCAGCCGCTGCCGGCGGCCCTGGCGGGGTGCCTGCGCGGCTGGCTGGGGTCGGTGCGCAGCCGCCACCACCTGCGCCATCCCTGGTGGATCCCCCCCACCCTGCTGGCCGAGGGACGTGGCCTGGCCTGGGCCCTGCGGCTGCAGAAGCGGGGTCCGGCCCTGCTGCCGACGCGCCGGCGCCGGTTGCTGATTGCCGGCAGCCATCCGGTTCAGTACCAGACACCTCTGTTCCAGACCCTCGCCGGCTCCCCTGGTGTGAGCAGCGACGTGCTCTTTCTCACCCTTCCGGACGCCCGGACCCAGGGGCTGGGGTTCGGGGTCTGCTTCGAGTGGGACGTGCCCCTGCTGGAGGGCTACCCCTGGCACCGGGCCGCCAGCGGTCGCGGCCGCGGCATCACCTCCGGCTACCGGGGTGTCTGGCTGGCGAACCCGCTGGCGGAACTGGGATTCGGTCCCGGGAAGGAGCGGCCCGATGCCCTGCTGCTGACCGGCTGGCATTTCCTGGGGATGGTGCAGCTGTTCATCGCCGCCCGCCTGCAGGGCCTGCCTGTGTTGCTGCGGATGGATTCCAATGCCTTCCGCCCCAGGCCCTGGCCCCTGACGCTCGCCTACTGGTTTCTGTTCCGGGGGGTCTCGGTCGGACTTCCCGTCGGCACGGCCAATGCCCGCTGGTACCGCCAGTTCGGCATCCCCCAGAAGCGGCTGGTGCCGTCCCCCCACTTCGTGGACAACGCCTACTTCAGCGAGCGGGCCGGCGCCCTGCGCCCACGCCGGGATGAGCTGCGCCAGCGCTGGGCCATCCCGCCGCGAACCTTCTGCTTCCTGTTCGCCGGCAAACTCCAGCCCAAGAAGCGTCCGTTCGACCTGCTCGAAGCGTTGCGGTTGCTCCAGGTCGACCCCCTGGCCACGCCGGTGCATCTCCTGCTGGTGGGCACCGGTCCCCTGGAGGAGGCCTGCCGGGCACTGGCCGCCCAGCACCGCCTGCCGGTGAGCTTCGCCGGCTTCCTGAATCAATCCGAAATGCCGTCGGCCTACGCAGTGGCCGACAGCCTGGTGCTGCCCTCCGACCACGGCGAAACCTGGGGCCTGGTGGTGAATGAGGCCATGGCCTGCGGCCTGCCGGCGATCGTCAGCGACCAGGTGGGATGCGCCGAAGACCTGGTGCTCGAGGGCCGCACGGGCCTGGTGAGTCCCGTCGGCCAGCCAGCGGCCCTGGCCGCCGCCATGGGGAGAATGGCTGCCGACCCGGACGCCGCCGCGCAGATGGGGGCAACGGCCAAAGAGCTCGTCCAGGCCCATTTCAGCGTCCGGAACGCGGCTGAGGGCATCCTGGCTGGGGTGGCCCTGCTGGAGCAGGGCTGA
- a CDS encoding asparagine synthase-related protein — translation MTIQLGDHRLTCIGYSDSSEADLLGRFLRQGSRALADTEGEYTLVIETDAGDVTVVTSPVGATHYYYCERNGQLFHGDQVAGILRRSGLEWRWNWQALGDLCQLENLTDNHTLHPEIHRVPPGSILHFTDGRLALRTESVLDRIPPAVADPDAAVEALNAAVLRLAGANPYLSLSGGFDSRVILASMLHQGLRPHLITMGREEATDVQVARHMARRFDLPHQLINLELEEFFAHAPSISNLTNGTKTACHWHTFLYPLKARIPADATFFVGTLGEFARTYYFDRGWLGRIASLAPEAALGQFWRMKVERHLSFSAEELRHLAPPLAAQLMPEGRGQRAARLAGFCRGGFLEGLTRYYFEQRVPNFYANGIRMYRASSAWRSPFHDRRWIEAIWNLPDGWKLGSNWHRHAIARNCPELLSFPEENGFDRSRMLTKAPPLYWTPPLRRSRYVSYDLSADWYRDPRMHTFLLEHGGLIDDLVDPELLSRILDAHRNGSDRTRTLAFLLTLIFWKQVIAP, via the coding sequence ATGACCATCCAGCTCGGCGATCACCGACTCACCTGCATCGGCTACAGCGACAGCTCAGAGGCGGATCTGCTGGGACGCTTCCTGCGGCAGGGAAGCCGCGCCCTTGCGGACACCGAAGGGGAATACACCCTGGTGATCGAGACAGACGCCGGAGACGTGACGGTGGTCACCTCACCCGTCGGGGCCACGCACTACTACTACTGCGAGCGGAACGGCCAACTGTTCCACGGCGACCAGGTGGCCGGGATCCTGCGCCGCAGCGGTCTGGAGTGGCGCTGGAACTGGCAGGCCCTCGGCGATCTCTGCCAGCTGGAGAACCTGACGGACAACCACACGCTTCACCCTGAGATCCATCGGGTCCCACCCGGCAGCATCCTGCATTTCACCGACGGTCGCCTGGCGCTCCGCACCGAGTCCGTTCTCGACCGGATCCCACCGGCAGTCGCCGACCCGGATGCCGCCGTCGAAGCCCTCAACGCCGCGGTGCTCCGGCTGGCGGGGGCCAACCCCTACCTGTCCCTTTCGGGCGGATTCGATTCAAGGGTGATTCTGGCCTCGATGCTTCACCAGGGGCTGCGCCCCCATCTGATCACCATGGGCAGGGAGGAAGCCACCGACGTTCAGGTGGCCCGCCACATGGCCAGGCGCTTCGATCTGCCCCATCAGCTGATCAACCTGGAGCTCGAGGAATTCTTCGCCCATGCGCCCAGCATCTCCAACCTCACCAACGGCACCAAAACCGCCTGCCACTGGCACACCTTTCTCTATCCGCTCAAGGCCAGGATTCCCGCCGATGCCACGTTCTTCGTCGGCACCCTGGGGGAATTCGCCCGCACGTACTACTTCGACCGGGGCTGGCTCGGCCGGATCGCTTCTCTGGCTCCCGAAGCCGCCTTGGGCCAGTTCTGGCGCATGAAAGTGGAGCGTCATCTCAGCTTCTCAGCCGAGGAACTGCGTCATCTGGCGCCACCGCTGGCTGCCCAGTTGATGCCGGAGGGTCGTGGCCAGCGCGCCGCCAGGCTGGCCGGCTTCTGTCGGGGAGGTTTCCTCGAAGGCCTCACCCGCTACTACTTCGAGCAGCGGGTGCCCAACTTCTACGCCAACGGCATCCGCATGTACCGGGCCTCCAGCGCCTGGCGATCCCCCTTCCACGACCGCCGCTGGATCGAGGCAATCTGGAATCTTCCCGATGGTTGGAAGCTGGGCTCCAACTGGCACCGCCATGCCATTGCCCGCAACTGTCCGGAGTTGCTCAGCTTTCCCGAAGAGAACGGTTTCGACCGGAGCCGCATGCTGACCAAGGCCCCTCCCCTCTACTGGACACCCCCCCTGCGTCGGTCCCGCTACGTGAGCTACGACCTCAGCGCCGACTGGTACCGCGACCCCCGCATGCATACCTTTCTGCTGGAGCACGGCGGGCTGATCGACGATCTGGTGGATCCGGAGCTGCTCAGCCGCATTCTCGACGCCCATCGCAACGGCAGCGACCGGACCCGAACCCTGGCCTTCCTGCTCACCTTGATCTTCTGGAAGCAGGTGATTGCCCCATGA
- a CDS encoding glycosyltransferase produces the protein MAEATGPSRKEWLGVWLKERLRYEWLLRQPVPAHLAIANRDERLEAAPDGGGQACLWRFTSRLHAPRLQPELGRRLLERCLAAAPIRRRAAPLWSEGPPELSVLIGHRGLERLPLLLATLESLAAQENVHLECLVIEQDSEPRIADRLPPWVRHIHGPLPDPTAPYNRSHTFNLGAREARAPVLLLHDNDMLVPSGYARRLLERIACGYAVVNPKRFVFYLDAVHSASVLAGSEAYGARPAEAIVQNLEAGGSMAITAEAYAAIGGMDEGFVGWGGEDNEFWDRCLTRPTWIWGYEPIVHLWHRGQPLKHQRDNPNLERARAVMRRPALERIAALRPAPVSGLVSTIIPVHNRSTLLREAVASVLAQDHRPIEIVIVDDGSSDDTGAVADGLAAAHPDLIRVIHQPNGGPGAARQRGLDHSRGEFVQYLDSDDLLLPGKFSAQVAALERSVEAQIAYGPSLEEDHSQRPIQRRGPMRATGTPLERLFPRLLLERWWTTSCPLYRRELLDHIGPWQPWINEEDWEYDGRAGAAGAPLVWVPSEVSVRRIHMGDDHLSDRGHLDPRKLADRARAQDSLLRSALAAGVDRHSPEMARFSRSAFLLSRQCGAAGAEQASERLFQLARRTGAWQGRRRLEFALYGLLAAVLGWGRAARLSMGVRTRLPPGSRPGGNMA, from the coding sequence ATGGCTGAAGCGACAGGACCCTCCCGGAAGGAATGGCTGGGCGTCTGGCTGAAGGAGCGGCTGCGCTACGAGTGGTTGCTGCGCCAGCCCGTGCCAGCCCACCTGGCGATCGCCAACCGCGACGAGCGGCTGGAAGCGGCCCCCGATGGCGGTGGCCAGGCCTGCCTGTGGCGCTTCACCTCACGCCTGCATGCGCCCCGACTGCAGCCGGAACTGGGCAGGCGCCTGCTGGAGCGCTGCCTGGCGGCCGCGCCGATCCGCCGCCGCGCCGCCCCCCTCTGGAGTGAGGGGCCGCCGGAGCTGAGCGTGCTGATCGGCCACCGGGGTCTTGAACGGCTGCCCCTGCTGCTGGCCACCCTGGAGTCCCTGGCCGCCCAGGAGAACGTGCACCTGGAATGCCTGGTGATCGAGCAGGACAGCGAACCCCGCATCGCCGACCGCCTGCCGCCCTGGGTGCGCCACATCCATGGGCCCCTGCCCGACCCCACCGCCCCCTACAACCGCTCCCACACCTTCAATCTGGGCGCCCGCGAGGCCCGCGCTCCGGTGCTGCTGCTACACGACAACGACATGCTCGTGCCGTCCGGCTACGCCCGCCGCCTGCTGGAGAGGATCGCCTGCGGCTACGCGGTGGTGAACCCGAAGCGGTTCGTCTTCTACCTCGACGCAGTCCACAGCGCCTCGGTGCTCGCTGGCTCAGAGGCATACGGGGCGCGGCCCGCCGAAGCGATCGTGCAGAACCTGGAGGCGGGGGGCTCGATGGCGATCACCGCCGAGGCCTATGCCGCCATCGGCGGCATGGACGAGGGCTTCGTCGGCTGGGGCGGTGAAGACAACGAGTTCTGGGACCGCTGCCTCACCCGGCCCACCTGGATCTGGGGCTACGAGCCGATCGTGCACCTCTGGCACCGCGGCCAGCCCCTCAAGCACCAGCGGGACAACCCCAACCTGGAGCGGGCCCGTGCCGTGATGCGGCGCCCCGCGCTCGAGCGCATCGCCGCCCTGCGACCCGCGCCGGTGAGCGGCCTGGTCAGCACGATCATTCCGGTGCATAACCGCTCCACCCTGCTGCGCGAAGCGGTGGCGAGCGTGCTCGCGCAGGACCACCGGCCGATCGAGATCGTCATCGTCGACGACGGCTCCAGCGACGACACCGGCGCGGTGGCCGATGGCCTGGCCGCCGCCCATCCGGACCTCATCCGGGTGATCCACCAGCCCAACGGCGGGCCCGGCGCCGCCCGCCAGCGGGGCCTGGACCACAGCCGCGGCGAATTCGTCCAGTACCTCGACAGCGACGATTTGCTGCTGCCCGGCAAGTTCAGCGCCCAGGTGGCGGCCCTGGAGCGGTCTGTCGAGGCCCAGATCGCCTATGGCCCCAGCCTGGAGGAGGACCATTCCCAGCGCCCGATCCAGCGCCGCGGTCCGATGCGGGCCACCGGCACACCCCTGGAGCGCCTGTTCCCCCGGCTGCTGCTGGAGCGCTGGTGGACCACCAGCTGTCCGCTGTATCGGCGCGAGCTGCTCGATCACATCGGCCCCTGGCAGCCCTGGATCAACGAGGAGGACTGGGAGTACGACGGCAGGGCCGGCGCCGCCGGGGCCCCACTGGTGTGGGTGCCAAGCGAGGTGTCGGTGCGGCGGATTCACATGGGTGACGATCACCTCAGCGACCGGGGCCACCTCGACCCCCGCAAGCTGGCGGACCGGGCCCGGGCGCAGGACTCCCTGCTGCGTAGTGCCCTGGCCGCCGGCGTCGACCGCCACAGTCCCGAGATGGCGCGTTTCTCGCGCTCCGCCTTCCTGCTCAGCCGTCAGTGCGGCGCCGCCGGAGCGGAGCAGGCCTCAGAGCGGCTGTTCCAGCTGGCCCGCCGCACCGGGGCCTGGCAGGGGCGCCGGCGACTGGAGTTCGCCCTGTATGGGCTGCTGGCCGCCGTCCTGGGCTGGGGACGGGCGGCCCGGTTGAGCATGGGGGTCCGGACACGGCTGCCGCCAGGATCCCGCCCAGGGGGGAACATGGCCTGA